A genomic region of Raphanus sativus cultivar WK10039 chromosome 6, ASM80110v3, whole genome shotgun sequence contains the following coding sequences:
- the LOC108809877 gene encoding early nodulin-like protein 9, translating into MVSSQKHLSFSSLVLVFFFCFLSLFSRPSLSATFLVDGVSVWKTPVVHVGDSVIFSHKYGYDLYIFRTKDAFNVCNFTQATLLTKPNSTSFTWYPSRIGSYYFSFKNNTSHVKTCQLHQKLSVQVILADASPPSKPPTSAVSPVPVSEGGVVSSSPSYPWPLGPREGSAFSPGPSPSEITSVSVPGEDGVPFINSNPAVPLPTGEVDSTSSNPLPTSTNSAHQVMMLTVKLKLVLSCLALFLLL; encoded by the exons ATGGTTTCATCTCAGAAACATCTTTCTTTCTCCTCCTTAGTGctggtcttcttcttctgcttcctctctctcttctcacgTCCTTCTCTCTCCGCCACGTTTCTCGTCGATGGTGTCTCTGTCTGGAAAACTCCCGTTGTCCATGTTGGCGACTCCGTTA TTTTCAGTCACAAGTACGGATACGATCTCTACATCTTCAGAACCAAAGATGCATTCAATGTGTGCAACTTTACTCAAGCCACTCTTCTTACAAAACCAAACTCCACCTCCTTCAcg TGGTACCCATCAAGAATAGGCTCTTActacttttcttttaaaaacaacaCATCTCATGTGAAGACCTGCCAACTCCACCAGAAGCTCTCAGTCCAAGTCATCCTCGCCGATGCATCTCCGCCGTCAAAACCACCAACGTCAGCAGTCTCTCCTGTTCCAGTCTCGGAAGGAGGAGTGGTATCATCTTCTCCTTCTTACCCATGGCCATTAGGTCCAAGAGAAGGTTCAGCTTTCTCTCCGGGACCATCTCCTTCAGAAATTACGTCGGTGTCGGTTCCCGGAGAAGACGGAGTTCCTTTCATCAACAGTAATCCTGCGGTTCCACTTCCCACCGGAGAAGTCGACTCTACTTCAAGTAATCCTTTGCCCACTTCCACAAATTCAGCACATCAG gTGATGATGCTGACAGTAAAGCTGAAGCTAGTTTTGTCTTGTTTAGCCTTGTTTCTTCTACTGTAG